The genome window TATAAACAAATTTTCATAGTGTATACTTGGGCAGACCCGATCATCAGACGTTTTCCAAAATGAAAAAAAAAACAGCATCAGATCAGGTGACATGGCATCTCATTATCTCAACGCTGCTCACCTCGAGGTTTTAGCTGCTGCTGCGTGCTGCCCGTGTCAAGTCCGGAGCAAGAGCAACCAACCAACCACCTCCTCCCCTCTCCGTCTCCCAGTCCGGCCTCGCTCGCCACTCGGAGTCTCGGAGTCAACCGCCAGCGCCTCGATCCGGCGAAGCCAGCCCAGCCCATGGCCTCCGGCGCCGTACCACCGCAGCGGGTCGCCCTGCTGGCGCTCGCCGCCGCCCTCTCCGTCGTCTCATTCCCGCACCTGTCCCTCCTCGCCTCGTCCCATCCGCTCCCGCAggaagctgctgctgctgctgcgggtgcGGCGGCGGGAGGCGAGGCGTCCGAGCCTCACGGCACCGCCGCCGATGGTGCCGCCGTGGCGCGGCGCGCGTGCACGTACACGGTGCAGATCAAGACGAGCTGCGCGTCCCCGCGGAGCTCCGCGGACGCGGTGAGCCTCGCGTTCGGGGACGCGTACCGCAACGAGGTGTACGCGGCGACGGTGACGCCGCGGCGCGGGTTCGAGCGCTGCGCCACGGACACGTTCCGCGTCGCCGGGCCCTGCGGCTACGGCGTCTGCTACCTCTACCTGCGCCGGTCGGGCCGCGCGGCCGGGTGGACGCCCGAGTGGGTCAGGGTGTACGAGCCGGCGTCCGGCGCGCCCTCCACCTTCTACTACGGCGACCCGCTCCCCGACGGCGTCTGGTACGGCTTCGACCGCTGCGTCAAGGCCGGGGCCGGCGCCTCTGCCGAGCATGGTGCCGCGGCGCGGACGCTGTGACGGACGGACGCGGACGCCGCCGGTCTCTGGGCGACAGGGCGAGGTAGCAGAGCGCCACTCGTGGCGCGCGGTCCTGCTGCCGTGTCAAGCGATGATTGCTGGGGCACGGCGTCTCTTTCTGTGCAAGTGGAGTATTCATTTCGGGTGGCTGCTAGTAGTAATAGCTTCTCTATTTGGTCTATTTGCGTTACGTGTAGTACGTGCCACGCATAATAA of Zea mays cultivar B73 chromosome 8, Zm-B73-REFERENCE-NAM-5.0, whole genome shotgun sequence contains these proteins:
- the LOC100274420 gene encoding lipase/lipooxygenase, PLAT/LH2, with amino-acid sequence MASGAVPPQRVALLALAAALSVVSFPHLSLLASSHPLPQEAAAAAAGAAAGGEASEPHGTAADGAAVARRACTYTVQIKTSCASPRSSADAVSLAFGDAYRNEVYAATVTPRRGFERCATDTFRVAGPCGYGVCYLYLRRSGRAAGWTPEWVRVYEPASGAPSTFYYGDPLPDGVWYGFDRCVKAGAGASAEHGAAARTL